In Drosophila santomea strain STO CAGO 1482 chromosome 2L, Prin_Dsan_1.1, whole genome shotgun sequence, a single window of DNA contains:
- the LOC120443739 gene encoding putative deoxyribonuclease TATDN1 produces the protein MLRRCFGIAMKYIDIGANLTDPMFQGCYGGSQKHQPDLDIVLKRAWQQGLQKIIVTAGCLRDVDEALELASKDERIYTTVGTHPTRCEEFVPDPEGYYDQLRSRIKSNRSKVLAVGECGLDYDRLQFCGQETQRLYFELQLELAAEFKLPLFLHMRNAAEDFLTILERNRDKVEQCGGGVVHSFTGTLEEAQRILTFGGLYIGLNGCSLKTEENAEVVRKLPNDRIMLETDCPWCGIRPSHAGHKHLTTKFPTVKKKEKWTAESLIDGRCEPCQISQVLEAIAGIKQEPKEELAELYYQNTLDLFFSKAEKKE, from the exons ATGCTGCGGCGTTGTTTTGGAATAGCCATGAAATATATTG ACATTGGGGCCAACCTGACGGACCCCATGTTCCAGGGCTGCTACGGCGGCTCCCAGAAGCACCAGCCCGACCTGGACATTGTCTTGAAGCGCGCGTGGCAACAGGGTCTGCAGAAGATCATCGTCACCGCCGGCTGTCTGAGGGACGTGGATGAGGCACTGGAACTGGCCTCCAAGGATG AGCGCATCTACACCACAGTGGGCACACACCCAACCCGGTGCGAGGAATTCGTGCCAGACCCAGAGGGCTACTACGATCAGTTGCGTTCCAGGATCAAGTCAAATCGCAGCAAGGTGCTGGCCGTGGGAGAGTGTGGTCTAGACTACGATCGCCTTCAATTCTGCGGCCAGGAAACGCAGCGTCTGTATTTCGAGTTGCAACTGGAACTAGCGGCCGAGTTCAAACTGCCCCTCTTTCTGCACATGAGAAATGCTGCCGAGGATTTCTTGACCATCCTGGAAAGAAATCGGGACAAGGTCGAGCAATGCGGCGGCGGAGTGGTGCACAGTTTTACAGGAACCTTGGAGGAGGCCCAGCGCATCCTCACCTTCGGTGGTCTCTACATAGGCCTCAACGGGTGCTCCCTGAAGACGGAAGAAAACGCAGAAGTGGTGCGCAAGCTGCCCAACGACAGGATTATGCTAGAAACCGACTGCCCGTGGTGTGGCATTCGACCTTCGCATGCAGGACATAAGCACTTGACCACCAAGTTTCCCACCGTCAAGAAGAAAGAGAAATGGACAGCCGAATCCCTAATAGACGGACGCTGTGAGCCATGCCAAATCAG CCAAGTTTTGGAGGCCATTGCCGGAATCAAACAGGAGCCCAAAGAAGAGCTGGCAGAGTTATACTACCAAAACACATTGGACTTGTTCTTCAGCAAAGCAGAAAAGAAAGAATAA